One region of Triticum aestivum cultivar Chinese Spring chromosome 6B, IWGSC CS RefSeq v2.1, whole genome shotgun sequence genomic DNA includes:
- the LOC123139174 gene encoding probable E3 ubiquitin-protein ligase RHY1A encodes MGLMAGMLPGVEFARRRRLRPAAEAPCAGARRPSSLGMFGHDHAHLGSAGFAKVITTSRSWTQLDGIAREAKERLDHRLRSQRESVVKRRHSTGSLRLPAPSSTTSDHPSKDTAGAASALQREVFTKRGGGRRFSWGRRKEQQQHQEQAECAVCLEEFRGGDVLAHLPCAHRFHWACAVPWVQAASRCPFCRATVRLADHQLV; translated from the exons ATGGGCCTCATGGCCGGGATGCTCCCTGGCGTCGAGTTCGCGAGGAGGCGACGGctccggccggcggcggaggccCCGTGCGCCGGCGCGCGGAGGCCGTCGTCGCTCGGCATGTTCGGGCACGACCACGCGCACCTCGGCTCGGCAGGTTTTGCGAAGGTAATAACAACTAGTAGAAGCTGGACGCAGCTGGACGGCATCGCCCGGGAGGCCAAGGAGAGGCTGGATCACAGGCTCAGGAGCCAGAGAGAATCTGTGGTCAAGAG GCGCCACAGCACGGGAAGCCTCCGGCTCCCGGCCCCGTCGAGCACCACCAGCGACCACCCATCGAAGGACACGGCAGGGGCGGCGAGCGCGCTGCAGCGGGAGGTGTTCACGAagagaggcggcggccggcggttcAGCTGGGGCCGGAggaaggagcagcagcagcaccaggAGCAAGCGGAGTGCGCGGTGTGCCTGGAGGAGTTCCGGGGCGGGGACGTGCTGGCGCACCTCCCCTGCGCGCATCGCTTCCACTGGGCATGCGCCGTGCCTTGGGTCCAGGCCGCCTCCCGCTGCCCCTTCTGCCGCGCCACCGTCCGCCTCGCCGACCACCAGCTTGTCTAG